One Sodalinema gerasimenkoae IPPAS B-353 DNA segment encodes these proteins:
- a CDS encoding bifunctional diguanylate cyclase/phosphodiesterase — protein MAFWQRYRPTHCLENLPLRAVLIVPFVVQVTFAVGLTGWIAWRNGQKAVNDLAEQLRSEVTLRIEQKLNTFLEIPPTINHINENALRLGYISTTDLEPLYPHFFAQAQEFEQAGGIFFGRADGEFIGNGNFGPRYSHQLMMAGAATDGAIHFYDVDHDGRPVELERVTPGFDPRERPWYQAAMTAGTSTWGEIFPYHAYTLLAIPMATPIYDDNGSLIGVFGNNFFLDQISDFLSDLKVSQTGQTYIIERNGNLVASSTLSEPFTVEDGVTYRLNSLDSGDPVLDASAELLSDRYPELDTIQAPVQLDFSYEQERYFVQVSPFQDEFGLDWLIVVIMPESDFMAQINANTRNSILLCLAALGVAIVSGLLTSRWIMRSVIPLMKASSAIAKGELSQAIKPGRLRELAILAKTFNHMSQRLQRSFAALNTAHQNLQESEEKFRYFAENSDAVLWIFDRFQRRFIYVSPACCDVWGCEESRLLSQSSHLLRRLLPEDRKELLNALRQIEQTHTLVIDYRIVEADGSVCWVRDHVFLLENGQGDTPWLGGIAEDITERKNVEQALTQSEAQYRLLAENMSDLVCLHDPKGAYLYVSSSVQSLLGYQPASLIGWNHFELIHPDDRDRIHHEARQLKDGIALPLTYRIRKRVGDYRWFETVARGIFNSDGDIIQLQTTSRDVTEKMRLQRQLEHDAFHDTLTGLPNRNLLMERLNFAIERIHHDKHYQFAVLFLDLDHFKIINDSLGHLAGDEVLIDVAQRLQRIIRSIDLVARLGGDEFVILVEKITGLHEVVELVERLFEQFKSPFTIGHQQTLIRVSIGIVVGTIRYDKAIDLIRDADTAMYRAKEKGRSCYEVFDPTMHIQALARLELETDLRRAIEGNELFICYQPITQFQTHQLRSFEALIRWQHPERGVVSPTEFIPVAEETQLIIPMSIWLMKEVGRQIKAWQQNPEFPRPLTESLRVSINISVVHLKHSQFIEEVDRVLQEIGISGKNFIFEITESTLIQDVNNIIQIFRCLQEREIAITIDDFGTGYSSLSYLCDLPITTLKIDKSFVGRMVQSPQNRRVVETILSLTKHLELFSVAEGIETIEQFESLKKLGCHYAQGYLFGRPERAAIASQWLTQDPLPFLESR, from the coding sequence ATGGCTTTCTGGCAACGCTACCGACCGACCCATTGTCTGGAGAATCTGCCCTTACGCGCGGTGCTGATTGTCCCCTTTGTGGTGCAAGTCACATTTGCTGTTGGATTGACGGGGTGGATTGCTTGGCGTAACGGGCAAAAAGCGGTCAATGATTTAGCCGAACAACTGCGCTCTGAAGTGACCCTACGCATTGAGCAAAAACTGAATACCTTCCTAGAAATACCGCCCACAATCAATCACATCAATGAAAATGCCCTGAGACTCGGTTATATCTCCACAACCGATCTTGAGCCGCTGTACCCTCATTTTTTTGCCCAGGCCCAGGAATTTGAGCAGGCGGGGGGTATCTTTTTTGGCCGGGCCGACGGTGAATTCATTGGTAATGGCAATTTTGGTCCCCGTTATTCTCATCAACTGATGATGGCTGGTGCAGCGACTGATGGGGCCATTCACTTTTATGATGTGGATCATGACGGTCGGCCAGTAGAGTTAGAAAGGGTCACTCCTGGCTTTGATCCTCGGGAGCGTCCTTGGTATCAAGCTGCAATGACTGCTGGTACATCAACCTGGGGCGAGATTTTTCCCTATCATGCGTATACGTTGCTGGCGATTCCTATGGCAACCCCCATTTATGATGACAATGGGTCGCTGATAGGGGTGTTTGGTAACAACTTTTTCCTAGATCAAATCAGTGATTTTTTAAGTGATTTGAAGGTAAGTCAAACTGGACAGACATATATCATTGAGCGCAATGGCAATCTTGTCGCCAGTTCTACCTTGTCCGAACCGTTTACGGTTGAGGATGGTGTGACTTATCGTCTGAATAGTTTGGACAGTGGCGATCCAGTGCTTGACGCATCCGCAGAGCTTCTTAGCGATCGCTACCCAGAATTAGATACCATTCAAGCTCCAGTTCAATTGGACTTCAGCTACGAGCAGGAACGCTATTTTGTACAAGTTTCTCCATTTCAAGATGAATTTGGTCTCGATTGGCTAATTGTTGTCATAATGCCAGAATCAGATTTTATGGCGCAAATCAATGCCAATACTCGCAATTCAATTTTGCTCTGTTTAGCCGCTCTAGGAGTCGCAATTGTATCAGGATTGCTAACGAGCCGTTGGATTATGCGCTCTGTGATTCCGCTGATGAAGGCATCGTCTGCGATCGCGAAAGGGGAACTCTCTCAGGCGATTAAACCGGGACGTTTACGGGAGTTGGCGATTTTGGCCAAAACCTTTAATCATATGTCCCAACGCCTACAACGTTCCTTTGCTGCCCTGAACACAGCTCATCAAAACCTTCAGGAAAGTGAAGAAAAATTTCGCTACTTTGCCGAAAACAGCGATGCAGTCCTCTGGATATTTGACCGGTTTCAGCGCCGTTTTATCTATGTTAGCCCCGCCTGCTGTGATGTGTGGGGTTGTGAGGAATCAAGGCTCTTGAGTCAGTCCAGTCACTTGCTACGTCGCCTTCTCCCCGAAGATCGTAAAGAACTCTTGAACGCTCTACGGCAGATTGAGCAAACCCATACCCTTGTAATTGATTACCGCATTGTTGAGGCAGATGGCTCGGTATGTTGGGTTCGCGATCACGTCTTTCTTTTAGAGAATGGTCAAGGTGACACACCCTGGCTCGGGGGAATTGCTGAAGATATTACTGAGCGCAAAAACGTTGAGCAAGCGTTAACTCAAAGTGAGGCCCAGTACCGTTTATTGGCAGAAAATATGAGTGATTTGGTCTGCCTCCATGATCCTAAGGGAGCCTATCTCTATGTCAGTTCGTCGGTGCAGTCTCTGTTAGGCTACCAGCCTGCCTCTCTCATCGGTTGGAATCACTTTGAACTGATTCATCCCGATGATCGCGATCGCATCCATCACGAAGCACGACAACTCAAAGATGGTATAGCTCTCCCTTTGACCTATCGAATTCGTAAACGAGTGGGAGATTATCGCTGGTTTGAAACCGTTGCCCGTGGCATTTTTAACAGTGATGGTGATATTATTCAACTGCAAACAACGTCTCGTGACGTGACTGAAAAAATGCGGCTGCAACGCCAACTAGAACATGATGCCTTTCATGATACCCTAACAGGATTACCTAACCGGAACCTGCTCATGGAACGGCTCAATTTTGCGATTGAACGCATCCATCACGATAAGCATTACCAGTTTGCGGTATTATTTTTAGACTTGGATCACTTTAAAATTATCAATGATAGTTTAGGGCATTTAGCAGGAGATGAAGTGTTAATCGATGTAGCTCAAAGGCTGCAAAGAATAATACGTTCAATCGATTTAGTGGCTCGGCTAGGGGGAGATGAATTTGTTATATTAGTTGAAAAAATTACGGGGTTGCATGAGGTTGTTGAGCTTGTAGAACGACTTTTTGAGCAATTTAAGAGTCCCTTTACAATCGGTCATCAACAAACTTTAATTCGTGTTAGTATCGGCATTGTGGTCGGAACAATTCGCTATGATAAAGCAATCGATCTGATTCGTGACGCAGATACCGCAATGTATCGTGCCAAGGAAAAGGGCCGCTCCTGCTATGAGGTCTTCGATCCAACGATGCACATCCAAGCCTTGGCTAGGCTGGAGTTAGAAACGGATTTGCGTCGTGCAATCGAAGGCAATGAGCTATTTATCTGCTATCAGCCCATTACCCAGTTTCAGACCCATCAGCTCAGGAGCTTTGAAGCCCTAATTCGTTGGCAACACCCTGAGCGTGGTGTTGTTTCTCCTACTGAATTTATTCCGGTTGCTGAAGAAACTCAGCTTATTATACCGATGAGCATTTGGTTAATGAAGGAAGTGGGGCGGCAAATTAAAGCCTGGCAGCAAAACCCAGAATTTCCTCGTCCTCTCACAGAATCGTTACGAGTTAGTATCAATATTTCAGTAGTACATCTTAAGCACAGCCAGTTCATTGAAGAAGTTGATCGAGTGTTGCAAGAAATAGGGATATCTGGAAAAAACTTCATCTTTGAAATTACGGAAAGCACCCTTATTCAGGATGTCAATAATATTATTCAAATTTTTCGCTGTTTACAAGAGCGTGAGATCGCAATTACAATCGATGATTTTGGAACGGGGTATTCCTCTCTTAGCTATCTCTGTGATTTACCCATTACGACATTAAAAATCGACAAGTCTTTTGTGGGGCGAATGGTACAGAGTCCCCAGAATCGCCGCGTTGTAGAAACAATCCTCAGCCTCACTAAACATTTGGAATTGTTTTCGGTGGCAGAAGGGATTGAAACCATTGAACAATTTGAGTCTTTGAAGAAACTGGGCTGTCACTATGCTCAAGGGTATCTTTTTGGCCGACCAGAGCGCGCGGCGATCGCAAGCCAATGGCTGACTCAAGATCCTCTCCCATTTTTGGAGTCACGGTAG
- a CDS encoding tetratricopeptide repeat protein: MLEQEWIDKGIAQAKAGDYVEAIAAFSEAIEANPISAIAYRQRGLAYYDAGRIHDAISDYTQAIKLHPKDFAAHYGRAIARLALKNYTGALSDIEVALRVNSEHAAGQRLRGTLCRKLDDIPEAIASFKQAAQLYLARKDKENCQACLTAIAQIKPQSQLTPPPSPQTSPPPTMPSVGDIYGELLDRIRRGDVQSALRDLNWVLQADDGDAEAHCCRGMAYLKLNQPENALKDFNRALKLQPNHLLALRNRGKVRFQLGDRAGGMADFGQALQLNPDDVLIYVAKGNAFRDVGDYQQAIATYKQALDLDENCASIYLNRALAYTRLEETRQAIADYQTALSLFSEADDWDNYNATLKKLNSLQAGFSRSTSSPSSSPSSGGFGVGPSPRKERLRILVGGHWEIAERLLEQARHYYPNQSEDWYIEKVIQDLERNFDS; this comes from the coding sequence ATGCTGGAACAGGAGTGGATTGACAAGGGAATTGCCCAGGCGAAGGCGGGAGATTACGTCGAAGCGATCGCCGCCTTCAGCGAAGCCATTGAGGCCAACCCCATATCGGCGATCGCCTATCGTCAGCGAGGCTTAGCCTATTATGATGCGGGGCGTATTCATGATGCGATTTCAGACTATACCCAGGCCATTAAACTCCATCCTAAGGATTTCGCGGCCCATTATGGACGGGCGATCGCCCGCCTGGCCCTGAAAAACTATACCGGGGCCTTGTCAGATATTGAGGTGGCCCTGCGAGTGAACAGTGAACACGCCGCTGGACAACGGTTACGGGGAACCCTCTGCCGCAAACTCGATGATATCCCGGAGGCGATCGCCAGCTTCAAACAGGCCGCGCAACTCTATCTCGCTCGCAAGGATAAGGAGAATTGTCAAGCCTGTCTCACGGCGATCGCCCAAATTAAGCCTCAATCCCAACTCACGCCACCGCCGTCTCCCCAAACTTCGCCCCCTCCCACTATGCCGAGCGTTGGGGATATTTACGGAGAACTGCTCGATCGCATTCGTCGCGGCGATGTCCAGAGTGCCCTGAGAGACTTAAACTGGGTCTTGCAGGCGGATGATGGAGATGCCGAGGCCCATTGCTGTCGCGGTATGGCCTATCTGAAACTCAATCAACCCGAAAACGCCCTCAAAGATTTTAATCGGGCCCTAAAACTCCAACCCAATCACCTCCTCGCCTTGCGTAATCGCGGTAAGGTTCGCTTCCAACTCGGCGATCGCGCTGGGGGAATGGCTGACTTTGGACAGGCCCTGCAACTCAACCCCGATGATGTGCTGATTTATGTGGCCAAAGGAAACGCCTTTCGGGATGTGGGAGATTATCAACAGGCGATCGCCACCTATAAACAGGCCCTCGATCTCGATGAAAACTGTGCCTCGATTTATCTCAATCGGGCCCTGGCCTATACTCGCCTCGAAGAAACCCGCCAGGCGATCGCCGACTATCAAACGGCCCTGTCTCTTTTTAGCGAGGCCGACGATTGGGATAACTATAACGCCACCCTCAAAAAACTAAATAGCCTGCAAGCCGGATTTTCTCGTTCTACCTCTTCCCCCAGTTCCTCCCCGTCAAGTGGCGGCTTTGGGGTGGGCCCGTCTCCCCGCAAAGAACGGTTACGGATACTTGTGGGAGGCCATTGGGAAATTGCTGAACGCCTACTTGAACAGGCGCGACACTATTATCCCAATCAATCTGAAGACTGGTATATCGAGAAAGTGATCCAGGATTTAGAACGGAATTTTGATAGCTAA
- a CDS encoding molybdenum cofactor biosynthesis protein MoaE produces MKTDFAIKFAPLTLSDAYQRADDSGNGAIVVMSGMVRDNTDGQPVNYLEYQAYEPMALQVFRQIGSQIQQHWSDIRSLVIHHRIGKLTVGEISVLVVVGCPHRGEAFEACQYAIDTLKHTAPIWKKEHWQDGTSTWVSIGACEEAECDPNQPLAANTSN; encoded by the coding sequence ATGAAAACCGATTTTGCCATTAAGTTTGCACCCCTGACTCTAAGCGATGCCTACCAACGGGCCGATGACTCAGGAAATGGTGCCATTGTCGTCATGAGTGGCATGGTACGAGACAATACTGACGGACAACCGGTGAACTATCTGGAATATCAAGCCTACGAACCCATGGCGTTACAGGTGTTTCGTCAAATTGGTTCCCAGATTCAACAACACTGGTCTGACATCCGCTCCCTCGTCATTCATCATCGTATTGGTAAGTTGACCGTGGGGGAGATTAGTGTCCTGGTTGTCGTTGGCTGTCCCCATCGGGGTGAGGCGTTTGAGGCTTGTCAGTATGCCATCGACACCCTCAAGCATACCGCCCCCATCTGGAAGAAAGAACATTGGCAAGATGGAACCAGTACCTGGGTGAGCATCGGGGCCTGTGAAGAGGCTGAATGTGACCCCAATCAACCATTGGCAGCGAACACTTCAAATTAG
- the pheT gene encoding phenylalanine--tRNA ligase subunit beta — MRISLNWLQTLIKIDLTADDLAHRLTMAGFEVEEIEERSTWADGVVIGKIVSIEPHPNADKLRVCQVDIGSAELQQIVCGAPNAQADIYVPVATIGTKLPQVDLKIKPTKLRGVPSNGMICSLEEVGLTSEIDGIHIFAEGNDSEFQGKIGADARPFLGLDDSILDLTATANRADALSMVGVAREVAALTGDKLELPQVEVAEIAPKESLTVEVAQTKACPAYIGTMIEGVTIAPSPDWLQQRLQAAGVRPINNVVDITNYVMLEWGQPLHAFDCDRLQQLTGQDSLTIGVRYAKDAETLKTLDGQERSLQETNLLITVNDHPVALAGVMGGGESEVHSGTTNLVLEAALFDPVAVRRSSRSQNLRSESSSRYERGVNFAELETACQRAIALISELAGGTPVSQAKADSRPDLSQTLTLRAARVRHVLGPVHLGDEVGDLPEADMKQILERLNFGVTSTEEAGVWTVQVPPYRRRDIEREIDLIEEIARLYGYDNFCETLPKQGTLGQLSPEFALTGQLREALRGAGLTELIHYSLVKPSQEQQICLGNPLFAEYSALRTELLPGMIDAFEYNLKQGNGALNGFEIGRVFWKEEDSYQEKNVVAGILGGDRTQGRWLRSGKEHPMSWFEAKGVLQGVFDRLGLAVSYQADAGDERLHPGRTASLWLRGRQLGRFGQLHPQLRQERELPDEVYVFELELSLLLEALPSSQVPKFKPFSTFPASDRDLAFFAPIDAEVLELEKAMSRAGGKLLESVELFDEYRGESVPEGQRSLAFRLVYRAGDRTLKDKDVDTAHQKVRDAVVKKFKVNLRS, encoded by the coding sequence GTGCGTATCTCACTCAACTGGTTGCAAACCCTCATTAAGATTGATCTAACTGCGGACGACCTGGCCCATCGCCTCACTATGGCGGGGTTTGAAGTGGAGGAGATTGAAGAGCGCAGCACCTGGGCCGATGGGGTGGTGATCGGTAAGATTGTGAGCATTGAGCCTCATCCCAATGCCGATAAGCTGCGGGTGTGCCAAGTTGATATTGGCAGCGCTGAGCTTCAGCAGATTGTCTGTGGTGCGCCCAATGCGCAGGCAGATATCTACGTTCCGGTGGCTACAATCGGCACGAAGCTGCCTCAAGTGGATCTCAAGATTAAACCCACCAAACTGCGGGGCGTCCCCTCGAATGGCATGATTTGCTCCCTAGAGGAGGTGGGGTTAACCTCCGAGATTGACGGCATTCATATCTTCGCCGAGGGTAATGATAGTGAGTTCCAGGGCAAGATTGGCGCCGATGCGCGGCCATTTCTGGGACTCGATGACTCGATTTTAGACTTGACGGCCACGGCAAACCGAGCCGATGCTCTGAGTATGGTGGGTGTGGCCCGAGAAGTGGCGGCGTTGACGGGGGATAAGCTGGAGTTACCCCAGGTTGAGGTGGCTGAGATTGCCCCGAAGGAATCTCTGACGGTTGAGGTGGCCCAGACAAAGGCCTGTCCAGCGTATATTGGCACGATGATTGAAGGGGTAACGATCGCCCCCTCGCCGGACTGGCTACAACAACGACTGCAAGCGGCGGGGGTGCGTCCTATTAATAATGTGGTGGATATTACCAACTATGTGATGTTGGAATGGGGACAACCCCTGCACGCCTTTGACTGCGATCGCCTGCAACAGCTCACCGGTCAAGATTCCCTAACGATTGGGGTTCGTTACGCCAAAGATGCGGAAACCCTAAAAACCCTCGATGGCCAGGAGCGCAGCCTTCAGGAGACCAATCTGCTGATTACCGTCAATGATCACCCCGTGGCCCTAGCGGGAGTCATGGGAGGGGGAGAGAGCGAAGTCCATTCGGGAACCACGAATTTGGTCTTAGAGGCCGCCCTATTTGACCCAGTGGCCGTGCGTCGTTCCTCCCGTAGTCAGAATTTGCGGAGTGAGTCCTCCTCGCGCTATGAACGGGGAGTCAACTTTGCTGAGTTAGAAACGGCCTGTCAACGGGCGATCGCCCTCATCAGCGAATTAGCGGGCGGGACTCCGGTGTCCCAAGCCAAGGCCGATTCTCGCCCCGATTTGTCTCAAACGCTCACTCTACGAGCGGCCCGGGTGCGTCATGTTCTCGGTCCAGTGCATCTCGGGGATGAGGTGGGCGACCTCCCGGAAGCGGATATGAAACAAATCCTGGAACGCCTCAACTTTGGCGTCACTTCCACGGAAGAAGCGGGAGTTTGGACGGTGCAGGTTCCCCCTTACCGTCGCCGGGATATCGAACGGGAAATTGATTTAATCGAGGAAATTGCCCGTCTCTATGGCTACGATAACTTCTGCGAAACGCTGCCCAAACAGGGTACGTTGGGCCAGCTTTCTCCAGAATTTGCCCTGACGGGACAGTTGCGGGAAGCCCTACGGGGGGCTGGTTTAACGGAACTGATCCACTATTCTTTGGTTAAACCTAGCCAAGAGCAACAAATTTGCTTAGGGAATCCTCTATTCGCGGAGTATTCCGCCCTACGGACAGAACTTCTCCCAGGGATGATTGATGCTTTTGAGTACAACCTGAAACAGGGAAATGGGGCGCTCAATGGCTTTGAGATTGGGCGAGTGTTTTGGAAAGAAGAGGACAGCTATCAGGAGAAAAATGTGGTGGCCGGGATTCTTGGGGGCGATCGCACTCAGGGACGTTGGTTACGGTCTGGGAAGGAACACCCCATGTCCTGGTTTGAAGCCAAAGGGGTGTTACAAGGAGTCTTTGATCGCCTGGGTTTAGCGGTCTCCTATCAAGCCGATGCTGGAGATGAGCGACTGCATCCTGGACGCACCGCTTCCTTATGGTTGCGGGGTCGTCAGTTAGGACGCTTTGGCCAGCTTCATCCCCAGTTGCGTCAAGAACGGGAACTTCCCGATGAAGTCTATGTGTTTGAGTTGGAGTTAAGTCTACTCCTAGAAGCCCTGCCATCGAGCCAAGTTCCGAAGTTCAAACCCTTTTCTACGTTCCCCGCCAGCGATCGCGATTTAGCCTTTTTTGCTCCGATTGACGCGGAAGTCTTGGAGTTAGAAAAAGCCATGAGTCGGGCTGGAGGTAAGTTATTGGAGTCCGTGGAACTGTTCGATGAGTATCGTGGGGAATCGGTTCCTGAAGGTCAGCGCAGTCTAGCCTTTCGTTTAGTGTATCGGGCCGGCGATCGCACCCTCAAAGACAAGGATGTGGACACCGCTCATCAAAAGGTGCGCGATGCGGTCGTCAAAAAATTTAAGGTTAACTTAAGGAGCTAG